The following are encoded in a window of Kiloniellales bacterium genomic DNA:
- the surE gene encoding 5'/3'-nucleotidase SurE, with translation MVDRPTDLAKARILVTNDDGILAPGIETLTGIARSLADDVWVVAPESEQSAASHSLTLRRPLRVRKYEERRYSVDGTPTDCVLVALHELMNDRPADLVLSGVNHGVNLGEDVTYSGTIAAAMEGALLGARAIAFSQMREDDGMIDWRTAARFGPDIVRRLYDHQWPSEVLYNVNFPPGGPDSVQGIRACRQGRRDTAIEIFKGKDPAGRDYLWVGDFSSDETSQPDTDLAAIFDQSISVTPLHLDLTHRETLDSLEGIFP, from the coding sequence ATGGTTGACCGCCCCACCGATCTCGCCAAGGCGCGGATCCTGGTCACCAACGACGACGGCATTCTCGCGCCGGGGATCGAGACGCTGACCGGGATCGCCCGGTCGCTCGCGGACGACGTCTGGGTCGTCGCGCCGGAGAGCGAGCAGAGCGCGGCGAGCCACTCCCTGACCCTGCGCCGGCCGCTGCGCGTCCGCAAGTACGAGGAGCGCCGCTACTCGGTGGACGGGACGCCGACCGACTGCGTGCTGGTGGCGCTGCACGAGCTGATGAACGATCGGCCCGCCGACCTGGTGCTCTCGGGCGTCAACCACGGCGTCAATCTGGGCGAGGACGTGACCTATTCGGGCACCATCGCCGCGGCCATGGAAGGCGCCCTGCTCGGTGCCCGGGCGATCGCCTTCAGCCAGATGCGCGAGGACGACGGCATGATCGACTGGCGCACCGCGGCCCGCTTCGGACCGGACATCGTGCGCCGGCTCTACGACCATCAGTGGCCGTCGGAAGTCCTCTACAACGTGAACTTCCCGCCGGGCGGGCCCGACTCGGTCCAAGGCATCCGCGCCTGCCGTCAGGGTCGCCGCGACACGGCGATCGAGATCTTCAAGGGCAAGGACCCGGCCGGGCGCGACTACCTCTGGGTCGGGGACTTTTCCAGCGACGAGACATCGCAGCCCGACACCGATCTGGCGGCAATCTTCGACCAGTCGATCTCGGTCACGCCGCTGCACCTGGACCTGACCCATCGCGAAACGCTTGACAGCCTCGAGGGGATCTTCCCGTGA
- a CDS encoding LysM peptidoglycan-binding domain-containing M23 family metallopeptidase gives MTAVLAAAALYGCAIPLNEEDLAAYKERQAARSGAVATADQTEPRPAVGAVGRSGASSAPVETVDRTPLEARGGTRLDPVPAAKPGDGSVHVVSAGDTVYAISRKFGVPPKKIIAHNDLAAPYTLSIGQEIKIPGRAQPGQSQGRHVVAKGDTVYGIARRHGVPLRALIDANRLPPPYTLVIGQALVVPTVRQHRVSKGETVYSIARRYDVDLRELVRLNGIDPPYTIRPAESLVLPGRRPDPKVAAVRSAAATGQNRTARAARPSPPPAAIPKPPPRARSTFLWPVSGTVILGYGPKKDGRHNDGINISAPRGTPVRAAENGVVAYAGNELRGFGNLVLVKHQGGWVTAYAHTEQIEVRRGDTVKRGQTIGRVGSTGSVAEPQLHFELRKGTRAVNPTKLLGPKTADRN, from the coding sequence ATGACGGCCGTTCTCGCGGCGGCCGCACTGTATGGCTGCGCCATCCCCCTGAACGAAGAGGACCTGGCGGCCTACAAGGAGCGCCAGGCGGCGCGTTCGGGCGCCGTCGCGACGGCCGACCAGACCGAGCCCCGGCCCGCCGTGGGCGCCGTCGGTCGATCCGGCGCGTCGTCGGCGCCGGTCGAGACAGTCGACCGGACGCCGCTGGAGGCGAGGGGCGGGACCCGGCTGGACCCGGTCCCCGCCGCGAAGCCGGGGGACGGTTCGGTGCACGTGGTGAGCGCGGGCGACACCGTCTACGCGATTTCCCGCAAGTTCGGGGTGCCGCCGAAGAAGATCATCGCCCACAACGACCTGGCGGCGCCCTACACGCTGAGCATCGGTCAGGAGATCAAGATCCCCGGTCGGGCGCAGCCCGGTCAGTCGCAGGGCCGCCACGTGGTGGCCAAGGGCGACACGGTCTACGGCATCGCGCGGCGCCACGGCGTGCCGCTGCGCGCCCTGATCGACGCCAACCGCTTGCCGCCGCCCTACACCCTGGTGATCGGCCAGGCGCTGGTCGTCCCGACCGTCCGGCAGCACCGCGTCTCCAAGGGCGAGACGGTCTACTCCATCGCGCGGCGCTACGATGTCGACCTGCGCGAGCTGGTCCGGCTCAACGGCATCGATCCGCCCTACACGATCAGGCCCGCCGAGAGCCTGGTCCTGCCGGGACGGCGGCCGGATCCCAAGGTCGCCGCCGTCAGGAGCGCCGCCGCGACCGGCCAGAACCGGACGGCCAGGGCGGCGCGACCGAGCCCGCCGCCCGCCGCCATCCCCAAGCCGCCGCCGCGCGCGCGCAGCACCTTCCTCTGGCCGGTCTCCGGTACCGTGATCCTGGGCTACGGGCCGAAGAAGGACGGGCGCCACAACGACGGGATCAACATCTCCGCGCCGCGCGGCACGCCCGTGCGGGCGGCCGAGAACGGCGTGGTCGCCTACGCCGGCAACGAACTGCGGGGCTTCGGCAACCTCGTCCTTGTCAAGCACCAGGGCGGTTGGGTCACCGCCTACGCCCACACCGAGCAGATCGAGGTCCGCCGCGGCGACACGGTCAAGCGCGGTCAGACCATCGGCCGCGTCGGCTCGACCGGCAGCGTCGCCGAGCCGCAGCTCCACTTCGAGCTGCGCAAGGGGACCAGGGCCGTCAACCCGACCAAGCTGCTGGGGCCGAAGACCGCCGATAGAAACTAG
- the serS gene encoding serine--tRNA ligase, with amino-acid sequence MFDIKWIRESPEAFDQGLKRRGLEPLSGQVITLDARRRDAVTALQDLQARRNEASKAIGEAKRKGEDAAELMAEVADIKKTMAESEAEERRAETELTELLEGLPNTPAEEVPDGPDEASNREERVFGAQPAFDFEPKQHFELGEALGLMDFETAAKLSGSRFVVLRGALARLHRALAQFMVDRHTEQNGYTEVNPPLLVRDQVLYGTGQLPKFAEDQFRTGEGYWLIPTSEVPLTNLAAEEILDESDLPIRVTAHTPCFRSEAGSAGRDTRGMLRQHQFEKVELVSIAHPDHSDQELERMAGCAEGVLQALGLHYRVVTLSTGDMGFSARKTYDLEAWLPGQGAYREISSCSNCGDFQARRMKARYRPTGEKGTRFVHTLNGSGVAVGRALIAVMETHQQADGSLGIPEVLRPYMGGRDVIAADG; translated from the coding sequence ATGTTCGACATCAAGTGGATCCGCGAATCCCCGGAGGCCTTCGACCAGGGCCTCAAGCGGCGCGGCCTGGAGCCCCTGTCGGGGCAGGTCATCACGCTCGATGCGCGCCGGCGCGACGCCGTGACCGCGCTGCAGGACCTGCAGGCGCGGCGCAACGAGGCGTCCAAGGCGATCGGCGAAGCCAAACGGAAGGGCGAGGACGCCGCCGAGCTGATGGCCGAGGTGGCCGACATCAAGAAGACCATGGCCGAGAGCGAGGCCGAGGAGCGCCGGGCCGAGACCGAGCTGACCGAGCTGCTGGAGGGACTGCCGAACACGCCGGCCGAGGAGGTGCCCGACGGTCCCGACGAGGCGAGCAACCGCGAGGAGCGGGTGTTTGGCGCGCAGCCGGCCTTCGACTTCGAACCCAAGCAGCACTTCGAGCTGGGCGAGGCGCTCGGCCTGATGGACTTCGAGACCGCGGCCAAGCTCTCCGGGTCGCGCTTCGTGGTGCTGCGCGGCGCCTTGGCGCGCCTACACCGGGCCTTGGCGCAGTTCATGGTCGACCGCCATACCGAGCAGAACGGCTACACCGAGGTCAATCCGCCCCTGCTGGTGCGCGACCAGGTGCTCTACGGCACCGGCCAGCTGCCCAAGTTCGCGGAGGACCAGTTCCGCACTGGCGAGGGCTACTGGCTGATCCCCACGTCCGAGGTGCCGCTGACCAACCTCGCGGCCGAGGAGATCCTCGACGAGTCCGACCTGCCGATCCGGGTCACGGCCCATACGCCCTGCTTCCGCTCTGAGGCGGGATCCGCGGGCCGTGATACCCGCGGCATGCTGCGTCAGCATCAGTTCGAGAAGGTCGAGCTGGTCTCGATCGCCCACCCGGACCATTCGGATCAGGAGCTGGAGCGCATGGCCGGCTGCGCCGAGGGCGTCCTGCAGGCGCTCGGCCTGCACTACCGGGTGGTGACGCTCTCGACCGGCGACATGGGCTTCTCGGCGCGCAAGACCTACGACCTGGAGGCCTGGCTCCCGGGCCAGGGCGCCTACCGTGAGATCTCGAGCTGCTCCAACTGCGGCGACTTCCAGGCCCGCCGCATGAAGGCGCGCTACCGGCCCACCGGCGAGAAGGGGACCCGTTTCGTGCACACCTTGAATGGATCGGGCGTCGCGGTCGGCCGTGCGCTGATCGCGGTGATGGAGACCCACCAGCAGGCCGACGGCAGCCTCGGCATCCCGGAGGTCCTCCGCCCCTACATGGGTGGCCGAGACGTGATCGCCGCCGATGGTTGA
- a CDS encoding protein-L-isoaspartate(D-aspartate) O-methyltransferase — protein MSLEARQIRLIMDLRRAGVSDTRVLSAIERIPRDVFVPAPFRDQAYENRALPIDQGQTVSKPEVVAVMTEALASDKRCKVLEVGTGSGYQAAVLSRLCRRLYSVERLAKLLRTAEKRFAQLRLHNITTRVGDGSAGWPAQAPFDRIIVTAGARDVPPQLADQLAPGGVMVIPVGAHGRQELLRLVRHGDGFTEENLGSVRFVPLVTADRPEDRRPSMPAGPRGATLS, from the coding sequence GTGAGCCTGGAAGCGCGGCAGATCCGTCTGATCATGGACCTGCGGCGGGCCGGCGTTTCCGATACCAGGGTGCTCTCGGCGATCGAGCGGATCCCGCGCGACGTCTTCGTGCCGGCCCCTTTCCGGGACCAGGCCTACGAGAACCGGGCGCTGCCGATCGATCAGGGGCAGACCGTCAGCAAGCCCGAGGTGGTTGCCGTGATGACCGAGGCGCTGGCGTCGGACAAGCGGTGCAAGGTGCTGGAGGTCGGCACGGGCTCGGGTTACCAGGCCGCCGTGCTGTCGCGTCTGTGCCGCCGGCTCTACAGCGTGGAGCGCTTGGCAAAGCTGCTCCGGACGGCGGAGAAGCGCTTCGCCCAGCTGCGCCTCCATAACATCACGACGCGCGTCGGCGACGGCTCGGCGGGCTGGCCCGCACAGGCCCCGTTCGACCGGATCATCGTCACAGCCGGCGCGCGCGACGTGCCGCCGCAGCTGGCCGACCAGCTTGCCCCGGGCGGCGTCATGGTGATTCCGGTCGGCGCGCACGGCCGCCAGGAGCTCCTGCGCCTGGTGCGACACGGGGACGGCTTCACCGAGGAGAACCTCGGCTCGGTCCGCTTCGTGCCCCTGGTCACCGCGGACCGGCCGGAAGACCGGCGGCCTTCAATGCCGGCTGGACCCCGCGGCGCGACTCTGTCATGA
- a CDS encoding ABC transporter ATP-binding protein, translating to MTEDALRLEGVSHAYDEVLAVDNVSLAVARGEVVCLLGPSGCGKTTALRIAAGLEPLQRGRVTLAGVEVAGPGRNLPPERRSIGLVFQDYALFPHLSVADNVAFGLRGLGAEARRQRVESCLRQVGMAHAAASFPHTLSGGQQQRVALARALAPEPKVMLLDEPFSGLDSRLRNQVRDETLHLLKESGAATLMVTHDPEEAMFMADRVAVMRAGKLIQVGRPADLYFAPADAFVAGFFGEINELQGVVRDGRVTTPFGEVAAPDMAEETPVKVLIRPEALRLQPLGPEAGDEGVGTARVLASRMLGRSSLVHLSVNGTSEGLHLHARVPGRFLPTEDQKLVVHLDQSQAFVFPLAASEAGAATPATEP from the coding sequence ATGACGGAGGACGCGCTCCGGCTCGAGGGCGTCAGCCACGCCTACGACGAGGTGTTGGCGGTCGACAACGTGAGCCTGGCCGTGGCCCGCGGCGAGGTCGTCTGCCTGCTCGGGCCGTCGGGCTGCGGTAAGACGACGGCGCTCCGGATCGCCGCGGGGCTCGAGCCCCTGCAGCGCGGCCGAGTGACCTTGGCCGGGGTCGAAGTGGCGGGTCCTGGACGAAATCTGCCGCCGGAACGGCGCAGTATCGGGCTCGTATTCCAGGACTACGCCCTGTTCCCCCATCTCTCGGTCGCCGACAACGTCGCTTTCGGCCTGCGCGGATTGGGCGCGGAGGCCCGGCGCCAACGGGTCGAGAGCTGCCTGCGTCAGGTCGGCATGGCCCACGCCGCGGCGTCCTTTCCCCACACCCTTTCCGGCGGCCAGCAGCAGCGTGTCGCCCTGGCCCGGGCCCTGGCGCCGGAGCCCAAGGTCATGCTGCTGGACGAGCCCTTCTCCGGGCTCGACTCCCGGCTGCGCAACCAGGTGCGCGACGAGACCCTGCATCTGCTCAAGGAGAGCGGCGCGGCGACCCTGATGGTCACCCACGACCCCGAGGAAGCCATGTTCATGGCCGACCGGGTCGCCGTGATGCGGGCCGGCAAGCTGATCCAGGTGGGCCGGCCGGCCGATCTCTACTTCGCTCCGGCCGACGCCTTCGTGGCCGGTTTCTTCGGAGAAATCAACGAGTTGCAGGGGGTCGTTCGAGACGGCCGGGTGACCACGCCGTTCGGCGAGGTCGCGGCCCCCGATATGGCCGAGGAAACGCCCGTGAAGGTCCTGATCCGACCCGAGGCTCTGCGTCTCCAGCCCCTCGGCCCCGAAGCCGGCGACGAGGGCGTGGGCACCGCGCGGGTCCTGGCGTCGCGCATGCTCGGCCGCAGCAGCCTCGTGCATCTCAGCGTGAACGGCACGTCCGAGGGCCTCCACCTGCACGCCCGGGTCCCCGGGCGCTTCCTGCCGACGGAGGACCAGAAACTGGTGGTCCACCTGGACCAGTCCCAGGCCTTCGTTTTTCCCCTGGCGGCATCCGAGGCCGGGGCCGCGACGCCCGCCACGGAGCCCTAA
- a CDS encoding M81 family metallopeptidase, which translates to MKLRAVVAMMEHETNTFSPVPTPLERFGSPDVPTGPEVYRRFKGTGTGIGAFLDVADGEGMEIVTPIAGNAAPSGYVDAAAYDTMCDAICAAVETGCDLCFLDLHGAMVAETTDDGEGTLLERLRTLAPDLPIAVSLDLHANMTREMVENCTVLVGYKTYPHVDMYEAGAHAGRILVSALKGEVTPVMAWGQRPILAQTLRMGHDDRPMGPLIDMARGEEAKGLLAASVFGGFPLADIRHAGLSAVTVADGDRAWAEAACERLLQRAWEEKAEWLFDSEPLAETIARAGQLAEGPVILLDHADNSASGGTQDTVAVLREVIDQGLEDVAMFGICDPQAVAEMEAAGVGQEITLDLGGKTDMPEIGKAGEPLRLSGRVRAITDGDFVVTVPMGRGTLTSMGKSAVLDTGKVQIVVCSRHTEPYDLGCFRSLGIEPTAKRFLILKSRIHYRAGFRAIASHEIPCNGVGVTSSDNSLFTFKKVRRPIYPLDPDCPERPNY; encoded by the coding sequence ATGAAGCTGCGCGCCGTCGTCGCCATGATGGAGCACGAGACCAACACCTTTTCGCCTGTGCCGACACCGCTCGAGCGTTTCGGCAGCCCCGACGTGCCGACCGGGCCGGAGGTCTACCGGCGGTTCAAGGGGACCGGCACCGGGATCGGAGCCTTTCTCGATGTCGCCGACGGCGAAGGCATGGAGATCGTGACACCGATCGCGGGCAATGCGGCGCCCAGCGGGTACGTCGACGCCGCGGCCTACGACACCATGTGCGACGCCATCTGCGCGGCGGTCGAGACGGGTTGCGATCTCTGTTTCCTCGACCTCCACGGGGCCATGGTCGCCGAGACCACGGACGACGGCGAGGGTACGCTGCTCGAGCGCCTTCGGACGCTGGCACCGGATCTGCCGATCGCCGTCAGCCTCGATCTCCACGCCAACATGACCCGCGAGATGGTCGAGAACTGCACCGTTCTGGTCGGCTACAAGACCTACCCTCACGTCGACATGTACGAGGCGGGCGCCCATGCCGGGCGCATCCTGGTCTCGGCGCTGAAAGGCGAGGTCACCCCGGTCATGGCCTGGGGCCAACGCCCGATCCTGGCCCAAACCCTCAGGATGGGCCACGACGACCGGCCCATGGGCCCCTTGATCGACATGGCCCGCGGCGAGGAGGCCAAGGGCCTGCTCGCCGCGAGCGTGTTCGGCGGCTTCCCGCTCGCCGATATCCGCCACGCGGGGCTTTCGGCGGTGACCGTCGCCGACGGCGACCGGGCCTGGGCCGAGGCCGCCTGCGAGCGGCTGCTCCAGCGGGCCTGGGAGGAGAAGGCGGAATGGCTGTTCGATTCCGAGCCCCTGGCCGAGACCATCGCGCGCGCCGGGCAATTGGCCGAGGGTCCGGTCATCCTGCTCGATCACGCTGACAACTCCGCCTCGGGCGGCACCCAGGACACCGTGGCCGTCCTGCGCGAGGTCATCGACCAGGGGCTCGAGGATGTCGCCATGTTCGGCATCTGCGATCCCCAGGCGGTCGCCGAGATGGAAGCCGCAGGCGTCGGCCAGGAGATCACCCTCGATCTCGGCGGCAAGACCGACATGCCCGAGATCGGCAAGGCGGGCGAACCGCTGCGCCTGAGCGGCAGGGTCCGCGCCATCACCGACGGCGATTTCGTGGTCACCGTGCCTATGGGGCGCGGCACCCTGACGTCCATGGGAAAGTCCGCCGTGCTCGACACCGGCAAGGTGCAGATCGTCGTCTGTTCCCGGCACACCGAGCCCTATGACCTGGGGTGTTTCCGCAGCCTCGGCATAGAGCCGACCGCCAAGCGCTTCCTGATCCTCAAGTCGCGGATCCACTACCGGGCCGGTTTTCGCGCCATCGCCAGCCACGAAATCCCCTGCAACGGCGTCGGCGTCACCAGCAGCGACAACAGCCTCTTCACCTTCAAGAAGGTGCGCCGGCCGATCTACCCGCTCGACCCTGACTGCCCGGAACGGCCCAACTACTAG
- the tatB gene encoding Sec-independent protein translocase protein TatB — MEMALIALLALMVIGPKELPKVLRSMGHWMRKVRGLAHEFQSGLDDMVREADLEETRNAINKTKNMNINKIIEDTVDPEGEVAEEARNIAESSRATPAKPDAGDPNTADRAETEGAGGGAEDKAEDTDKDKPEAGGREAKVIHHPAQVAPAHSVTPPAEPEVETASGGDGEQKRA; from the coding sequence ATGGAAATGGCCTTGATCGCCCTGCTGGCGCTCATGGTCATCGGCCCCAAGGAACTGCCGAAGGTCCTGCGCTCCATGGGCCATTGGATGCGCAAGGTCCGCGGGCTGGCGCATGAGTTCCAGTCGGGGCTCGACGACATGGTGCGGGAGGCCGACCTCGAGGAGACCAGGAACGCGATCAACAAAACAAAAAATATGAATATAAACAAAATAATAGAAGACACGGTTGATCCAGAAGGTGAAGTCGCGGAAGAAGCCAGGAACATCGCGGAGTCCTCGCGCGCGACGCCTGCGAAGCCGGACGCCGGCGACCCGAATACCGCGGATCGTGCGGAGACGGAAGGGGCTGGGGGCGGCGCGGAGGACAAGGCCGAGGACACGGACAAGGACAAGCCTGAAGCCGGGGGCCGCGAGGCCAAGGTCATCCACCATCCGGCGCAGGTCGCGCCGGCGCATTCCGTGACGCCGCCGGCGGAGCCCGAGGTCGAGACGGCGAGCGGCGGCGACGGCGAGCAGAAGCGGGCATGA
- a CDS encoding ScpA family protein, protein MEPWEDPVRTTSDDFVVDLDGYDGPIDVLLKLAREQRVDLTRISILALADQYLEFVRRSSRLRLEPAADYLVMAAWLAYLKSKLLLPEPEDPEEPSAAEMAAALRHRLQRLEAMKEAGRKLLTLPRLGQERFSRGEPEGLKRVTRSRHDATLYDLLKAYGEIRGRARVSVLQVPASDFFSVEQAMNRLTGLIGETPGWRSLAAFLPADLRGGLIWRSAIAATFAASLELCREGKLKVRQDQSFGPIFVSPQGPES, encoded by the coding sequence GTGGAGCCGTGGGAAGATCCTGTCCGCACGACCAGCGACGACTTCGTTGTCGACCTGGACGGCTACGACGGACCGATCGACGTGCTGCTGAAGCTCGCCCGCGAGCAGCGGGTCGACCTGACGCGCATCTCGATCCTGGCGCTGGCCGATCAGTACCTCGAGTTCGTCCGCCGCTCGTCCCGCCTGCGCCTGGAGCCGGCGGCGGACTACCTGGTGATGGCCGCCTGGCTGGCCTACCTCAAGTCCAAGCTGCTGCTGCCCGAGCCGGAGGACCCGGAGGAGCCGAGCGCGGCGGAGATGGCCGCGGCGCTGCGCCACCGGCTGCAGCGGCTCGAGGCCATGAAGGAGGCGGGGCGCAAGCTGCTGACGCTGCCGCGCCTGGGGCAGGAACGCTTCAGCCGCGGGGAGCCGGAAGGCCTGAAGCGGGTAACCAGATCCCGCCACGACGCCACGCTCTACGACCTGCTCAAGGCCTACGGAGAGATCAGGGGCCGCGCCCGGGTCAGCGTGCTGCAGGTGCCGGCCTCCGATTTCTTCTCGGTCGAGCAGGCGATGAACCGCCTCACCGGCTTGATCGGCGAGACGCCCGGCTGGCGCTCGCTGGCGGCTTTCCTGCCCGCCGACCTGCGCGGTGGGCTGATCTGGCGCTCGGCGATCGCGGCGACCTTCGCGGCCAGCCTGGAACTCTGCCGTGAAGGCAAGTTGAAGGTGCGCCAGGACCAGAGCTTCGGGCCGATCTTCGTCAGCCCGCAGGGGCCGGAATCATGA
- the scpB gene encoding SMC-Scp complex subunit ScpB, translating to MSERFQHLRLLEAILFAAAEPLSRSDLARHLPEGVDLDGLLEELRARYADRGVHLVPVGQRWAFRTAPDLSSLMLVEREVVKKLSRAALETLAIIAYHQPVTRAEIEEIRGVALSRGTLDTLLETDWIKPKGRRRTPGRPVTWGTSDGFLDHFGLESLEALPGVKDLKAAGLLDSRVVPAPDFPGESEDAEPEGEGSEDPWEMLAAEFGDEGEKGSTAAGEKAAQAAADTKTPGS from the coding sequence ATGAGCGAGCGATTCCAGCATCTGCGGCTGCTGGAAGCGATACTCTTCGCCGCCGCCGAGCCCCTCAGCCGCAGCGACCTGGCCCGGCATCTGCCGGAGGGCGTCGATCTCGATGGTCTCCTGGAGGAGCTCCGCGCGCGCTACGCGGATCGCGGGGTCCACCTGGTCCCCGTCGGGCAGCGCTGGGCCTTCCGCACGGCGCCGGACCTCTCGTCCCTGATGTTGGTCGAGCGGGAGGTAGTGAAGAAGCTGTCGCGCGCCGCCCTGGAGACCCTTGCGATCATCGCCTACCACCAGCCGGTGACACGGGCCGAGATCGAGGAGATCCGCGGCGTCGCCCTGTCGCGCGGGACGCTCGACACACTGCTCGAAACCGATTGGATCAAGCCGAAAGGGCGGCGCCGGACACCGGGACGCCCGGTGACCTGGGGCACGAGCGACGGCTTCCTGGACCACTTCGGGCTCGAGAGCCTGGAGGCATTGCCCGGCGTCAAGGATCTCAAGGCCGCCGGCCTGCTGGATTCCCGTGTCGTGCCCGCCCCCGACTTCCCCGGCGAAAGCGAAGACGCGGAGCCCGAGGGCGAGGGATCGGAAGACCCCTGGGAGATGCTGGCGGCCGAATTCGGCGACGAGGGCGAGAAGGGTTCCACCGCAGCGGGCGAGAAGGCCGCCCAGGCCGCCGCGGACACCAAGACCCCCGGTTCCTGA
- the tatC gene encoding twin-arginine translocase subunit TatC: protein MSAQEAEGGKMPLLEHLIELRQRLLYSCIGLLLAFLVCFYFAQPLFAFLADPLLEVLEDQGQDRKLIYTHLLEVFITDIKVAFFFGAFFSCPIFLTQFWLFVAPGLYKDEKTALAPFLICSPILFFLGGALVYFIIMPLAWEFFAALTASSNSESMTIELLPKVNEYFSLVMTLIFVFGLCFQLPIVMTLLAKVGLATSKGMARKRKYAIVGVFIVAAIFTPPDPISQISLAVPIVILYEVSIYMAKLVEKKRGDDEFDDDDEDDTAPAAAT from the coding sequence ATGAGCGCGCAGGAGGCGGAAGGCGGCAAGATGCCGCTGCTCGAACATCTGATCGAGCTCAGACAACGACTGCTCTACAGCTGCATCGGCCTCCTGCTGGCTTTCCTGGTCTGCTTCTACTTCGCCCAGCCGCTCTTCGCCTTTCTCGCCGACCCCCTGCTCGAAGTCCTCGAGGACCAGGGCCAGGACCGTAAGCTGATCTACACGCACCTGCTCGAGGTCTTCATCACCGACATCAAGGTCGCTTTCTTCTTCGGCGCTTTTTTCAGCTGCCCGATCTTCCTGACCCAGTTCTGGCTGTTCGTCGCGCCGGGCCTCTACAAGGACGAAAAGACCGCGCTGGCGCCCTTCCTGATCTGCTCGCCGATCCTGTTCTTCCTCGGCGGCGCCCTGGTCTATTTCATCATCATGCCGCTGGCCTGGGAGTTCTTCGCCGCGCTCACCGCCAGCAGCAACAGTGAGAGCATGACCATCGAGCTCCTGCCCAAGGTCAACGAGTACTTCTCCCTTGTGATGACCCTGATCTTCGTCTTCGGGCTCTGCTTCCAGCTTCCCATCGTCATGACCCTGCTGGCCAAGGTCGGCCTCGCCACCTCCAAGGGCATGGCACGAAAGCGGAAGTACGCCATCGTCGGCGTGTTCATCGTGGCGGCGATCTTCACGCCGCCAGATCCGATCAGCCAGATCAGCCTGGCGGTCCCGATCGTCATCCTCTACGAGGTCTCGATCTACATGGCGAAGCTGGTCGAGAAGAAGCGCGGCGACGACGAGTTCGACGACGACGACGAGGACGACACCGCGCCGGCGGCGGCGACCTGA